One Aegilops tauschii subsp. strangulata cultivar AL8/78 chromosome 2, Aet v6.0, whole genome shotgun sequence genomic window, gaggaaagtggtaacatagctagttactagtagtagtagtaacatcacacatatcaaggcaagatgtgtctatagcctaataaatgaagggttgcataccacacatatgttactctccactatagaggtagtaacatagactagtaacatcgacatgttactagtctatgttactacctattGTGGCTAGTCTGAGACTAACATAGATAGTAATATCACACATATCTAGaaaaaatagatgatgtggcaagcaataaatgaagaaagagatggatgtagtaacatagctagttactactagtattagtaacatcacacatatcaaggcaacatgagtctatagcataataaatgaagtattgcatattaccacacatatgttactccccaatATAAAtatagtaacatagagtagtaacatgagcatgttactactctatgttactacccattgtggctaatCTTACTACCTATATTACTCTCACTATGAGTAGTCTCATACATAGGGTCACGTCTCTCCGGACCAAGTGCTTGCTGAGCCAGCGAGCAGAGCAAGATACACTACTCGCGTCAATTTCAATTTCCGAAGTTTGCGCTGTTGCCATCAAACGGCCGGCGGCAAAAGATGGCACCTGTCCACAAATAAAAGTCATGTAGAAGCCCTAGTGCTGCCGCACCTTGCGGTGCCACCGTGCTACCAAGAAAGGGCAAGCAAGCAAGAACATCCACCAATATGCCATGCCGGTATGGAAGGGAACAGTTAAACTAACTACGCACGGCCAGCCATGCTTATCGCACAGGCAAGATGAGTGCGACCCTAACCTTCAAAAAGCCAGCGACGCTTTTCGCTAAATGTTTCAGTGATAATTTGGCATCTGGCACAACCTAACTAAACCTAAGCTTCAAAAGCTAAACCTTTTTTCAATAGAATAATAAATGGGGCCATGATGCAAAGCAACAAGGTGACGTTTCTGTTTTCCCTTTCGCTCCGCACCAAAGAAAATGGAACCGCATCTAAGCCAGAACCCAGGTTCAGACTTCAGAGGTCACGGCTCACAACAAGACTATACGAAGAAGAAACAGCTTTCTCAGAGAGCAAATTGCAAATCATGTACTACCTCTGTATcaaaatgtaagacgtttttgcagttcAAAATGAATgaactgcaaaaacgtcttatattttggtacggagggagtacatccaTCAGGGACTCCATTTCAGGGCCTTGAATCACACGTAAGTAGAAAATATGCAGAAAAAGAAAACATGCGAAGGCTAGACACGATGGGAGATCTTGACGACAAAAAACCGGGGCGCAACCATTTATTTCACAAGCCGGTTTGATATAGAGTGATATACCAGTAGTTATTATTTTCCATAGCGTCGAAAAATTATGAGCGGGCGTAACGATTTCTCTAGCTGAAACAAACATCAGCTCAACGGACATGGCGGCAATACACCACCTTATTATCCTATATATATATTTCTCGTGATCATGATCCCGCTCGGCGACGACTGACCGTTCTTCGCGGTCCTTTGTTGTTCCTACGATTTGCCGGTCGACTAGGCCTTGTCCGTTTTCTTGCCAGGGAATGACCTCCCGCTGCTTGTGACGAGGTTCTTGATGCTCGCCTGGATGTCCTTGTCCTCCAGTATGGACTCCAGTGACACATGTAGGCCTGCAGCAGATGTATTTTGGGAGAAGAAGTtagatccaaggggggggggaaAGATACGCTTTCCGGGGTTAAATATACACAATGGGAACACAAATCGCATGCGAGGCTTCAAAGGTGTCGCTTTAGCTTAGAAAGGCTACGCTGACAAATCGTTCGAAAACGATAGTGTCCTACAAGTTCTCCCGGGTGTTATATATTCGTCTGAAGTTGATGGGACAGCATTTTGATGATGCTTTTGTCCCCAGATATTAAATTGGTCCGCCGTGCCACCTCCAGTGATGTGTATAGCTCCACATCAAATGGTTAAGTAGACACTGGCAGGAACACATACTGAACTGTAAAAATGTTTCAACCTTGCCACTAAAACCAGACAAATCACGAAACAGGTAGTAGGAGTATATTGTATTTGCACGAAAAAGAGGCATTGTGTCAGGAATAGCCTTCGGAAAAAATGAACTTACGGAATCTCCAATAGTGCCTCGGGTTAGTGGGATCGTTGATTGTTTCCTCCGCTGCTGGTCTTGCGGTGTATTTGTCTTTCAGAGCGAGCAGATCCTGGTAAAGAAGAAACCCCAAGTATATTCATGTACTTGTTTCTGTTAAAAACCCAATCATAGTACCCCCTCCAGTACTTAAAAATATGATGTTTGGACATCTGATAGTCTCCAAAAGATAACTTTGATAATTAATTTGTACTGCAATATAATTATAAAACCCAAAAAATGTTGACATTTGAAAATAAATTTTGAGACAAATCCAATCCAATATTTTGAAATTTATTGGCTGTCAATGCTGTAAAAGTTTAGCCAAAATTATGTCCAAACGACATGTTTTTACTGGATGGAGTATATGGTACAAGTTGAAGTCCTATACCTGTAGCGGAAAGATTGCCCACATTGACGGTGCATCGAAATGCTGCTGAAGAATGAAGTTCACTACTTCTGGGGTGCAACGAGATGGGGCCTCTTTGTCGCTGCCAATTACAGTCTTGTAAAAACGACTTCTTGTCCCTTCATCTCCTTCCCACCAAGCACGTAATGTGGAGCAATCATGACATGAGGGAGCACAAACCTGGAAGGTCATCCAGCACAATTTATCATCTGATGTAGCATACTTTTACTTATATTTCCAACTATTACTTTAAATTTTGTCTTAAAAAATCAGAACATAATACTGtaaattttcttctaaaaaaTTAGAGTGTAATACTGGCAAAAGAGTGAAACACACCGTCATATAGCTGTACTTGGACGGAATATCAAATTCCAAGCCTGGTTCGCTAGGCATTCTCTGGATACGCAATCCAATCAACGCGAGTTCTAGCATAACCTGGATAAATATCTTACTGTTATTTTAAGAACATAGTCAGCACAAAACAATAGTTATTTTTTAGCATGTCCAGGAAAGATGCCATACAGGGTGAACACAAGCAGGGATAAGGCCAAGATCTTCCCCGCATGCCAACATATCCGAACAGTCCAATAGAACAGGTAGAGTCTTCAGTGCATTTTGTCGCCAAAGATTTTCTTGGCGAACGAAATAATAGTCATGGTATAATCTTCTAAGGACATTTTTGCTGTAAAAAAACATCGATGAGAAGATGAAATAGTCAATAAATACAGATTTGGTTAGGACATAATGTTAAAATCAAGAGCGTACTATAAGCAAGAAACTAAAGTTGGTTGCACACTATTTTGATTATCTTGATAGCAAACTGCCTACTAAAGATATAATTCATTTTCCTTGAGGAAATGCATAATATGAACCATGACTATGCAACTAAGAGGTTATAGCAGTACGATGAAGATAAAAATTACAACTAAGTACAACATCACAATGCTCATACGCCGTTAGTCTGTTGCACTAAATACTTAATCAATATCAACAAGCCTGAAGAAACTTTACAGATCAACCAGAAGCACGTATAACTGTGAAAAATAATATTACCTATGTTCATCTAAGTCCCTAAAACTTGAAGTATCTTCCAGGTTAAAACGGGGATAGTACTTTGTGGAGTCCTCAGGATCTCTGATGAGGACTATATTCTGCAGAACAAACAAACAGATCTACTTTAATATGTTTTCAAAAATAATAGTCAAAATTTGATAGAAGAAAAAGGAGGCGGATGTTAGGAGAAAAATATTAACATGAGGATACAGTGTGTGCACGACAGAAGGCTGAATTACCTGTAGAAGATCGAACAGACCACGCTGAATACTGTCTTCTTTCTCCAGCCAGAGTGATTTTTCGGGACTGGTTTTAATCTTTGTAATAATCTTTTTCTCGGTGTTGCATTCCTCTTTGAACTATATGCATGAATGAACCAGTCAAAGACAAGTGAAATTAAAGGAAGCAATGGCATGTAAAAGAACATCAGGAAAAACTTCACATGCCTTAGATTGAGAAATAGATATGCTTGTAATAATTACTAAACTAATAATATGTTGTTATCAATAATAGTTTGACATGCAGACTCAAGTAGCCCATATGTCCAACTGTTATAAAAGGAGAATATAACTGCTTTGCATTACCTCATAGCAGTGTTTCTGATACTCGTGCAGAAAGTTGGCTGCAACAATTGTCCAAAGAGATCCAAACTTCTCCTGAAACATGATAAAAACGTCATGCTGCTGGCACCCTCATCTTTACTGAAACAATTCCGGAACATCGGTTTGAATATGGTTACCTCCAGCATGTCCTGACGAATATATGGGCGGCTCATCCGATCAAAATCCCAGATACCATCACCTAGAAGCTCCTCCTGTAAGTGAACTCAGAAACAAGTCAGATAAACTACTATAGAGGTTTTCTCTGGTCCCTTTTGTTTCTTTTAAAACGGATAAGAAACAAACCTGACTAAGAGGAATTGAAGGTCTAAATTTTCCACATAGACCTGTGGCAGCATGATCTGGAAGCTCCCAGATCCTAAAGAAACCCAAAATATGGTCTATCCTATACGCTGTGAAGAATTTTGATAGCTGCAACATGCTAATAGCAGATGAGTAATGGCAAGCAAAGGTGACTGCCAGACAGGGAAAAAAATAAAACAGTGCTGTTAATAACCTGTGTCAGACGAGCTCGCCACCACCCATAATTATCCTTTGACATCTCCTCCCAGTTATATGTAGGAAAACCCCAATTTTGTCCACTTTTGGCAAAGTAATCTGGAGGTGCACCAGTAGCGGTATTCATGCGAAATAATGTAGGGTTTACCCAAGTATCCACGCTGTTCCTATCAACACCAATAGGTAAATCTCCTTTCAGAATAACCTTGTTCTTCCTTGCATATGTAGCTGCATCTGATAACTAATAAGGAgggaatgagaatgaatgtccACAAATATATACACATTTATAGAGTTCTGAATGACAACGGCCAATACTTACTTGTGTAAATAGATGATATTGGACATAGTAGTGGAAGCGTATAATATCGTGGTGCAAAGCATCTGCTACGACTAGCTTGTCAAGCTGCAAGAAATTGCATAAAGAGACATCTCTTATTAGCTGTGTATTTTCCATATGCGCTCTCAGAAAGAACTAGACCAAATCGCAGAATTTACTAAACAGAATGTCATTAGGAAGCTATGCAGGAAATATGGGATTATTAGCATATCATTTCCAATACCTTCTCCTTGGAAAACTGAGAAAACCGACCCCACTGGCTGTGATCTGATGTCTCGAAGAAATCCCGAAGAAAGCAAAATGCAGCATATGGCTTCAACCATTCCTATTGAAACATGGTATGAAAGCAATCAAATGTAGTTTGAAATAAGTGGACTAAAAAAATATGAAATGCCAGTAGTTATACCTCATTTTCAGATAAGAACTGCTTGAACGGAGCTGAATTTAGCACTTTATCCTTTTCTAAATTAAATATTTTTTGGGCAATTCTGAGTTTCGTGGACAACGCTGCCTCATAGTCGACGTCCTATTTGAACATTAGGGGAAAATGTTAGATCTGCAAAAAACTCCAAGAACCATTTGGGTTCCATGAGCAAAGTCAAACTTTTTGAAGTTTTTCAAATACAGTGGATGATCTGATTTAAAGAGCAAGCATAGCAAAAGAGCAGCAAggacaagaagtgcatccagcaCAAATGCAAAGCATATTCAGAGCTTTACATTTGCAGTGATGACAGAAAATAAATGATACTTTATACACGTGAAAATACATTTACCTTTTTGTCCAACTCCTTCTTTGCCTTCGTAATCTCTTCCTGTGACAATATGCAAAATTGAGTACCGGATCAGGTGATTCAGAATTGAAGAGATCAGTGAAACGAGAAGCCAAAAAAGACTAGTATAAGAGTTAATATGAAAGGCACACAAAGTTAGACCTTAACATCTGCTGGAATAGCATCTGAAAGCGCCTGCACTCTCAGGTACAAGGGGTGCAACGCAAATACGGAGAGTGAGCTGTAAATAAGAACGTGTAGGACATTATTTTCTCTTCAGAAATGTGTCTTTCATACTTCAAGCGAAAGCACAAGGGAGGATGAAGCAGTGTATCTTAGTAGTACCTATATGGATATGAATCCCACCACATCTTGTTAACAGAAGTATCATTGATAGGAAGGAGCTGAACAAGATGAAAACCCGAATTTACTGCCCAGTCAACAAGAAGTTTAAGATCTGGGAATTCTCCAACACCAAGATCCTCATTTGACCTGATTGAGAACATCGGTACGGCAACACCAGCACCCCTCCATGGTGCTTCCTGATAAAACAAATGATAAATTAGTCCGTGTATGATGCATACTACATCCTCAGCTTTCTTGCCTAAGCACGGCGTGGCAGGGTTCTATCTGAATATGGTTCATTTCCTAATGCACCATAGCATGGTAAACAGTTGCGGGAACTAAATAGTAGCATGTACCTACCAAGCTTTCTGGCAAGGAATAtatgaattgctagaacattctTAGTGGATGACTCATTATGAATGCAGACGTTACCCGGAGGGAGCCATCAGATAATAAGATGTGTCTGGATGGCTTGGGTGATGATAAATCCACATCAACCTCTCTGTTTGGGCCAAACTCCAATGAAGAGACTCCTGCTTCACTAACTTGACAGTACTTATATGTGGAATATTATTAAGGACAACACATTAGTGTCGGTACAACAAATAATACAAAAATACTAACTAAGAAAATAGTTTTTTGCACAAGGATATTTTACTGGGAACTCAGACTTCCGCAACACACAGTAGGCTTTCCAAATGGAATCTCCAACATAGTTGAGCTTGAGGCCATTTTGAGCTTTCCAATTTCCTACCGCGAGGTTACTTCCTGTGACGACAACCTGAAGTTTTGTGATTGGCAATAGTTAGGACACCAGCAAGTAAGTATAACTCATTGAACTATGATGCGATAAGGGTGCTAAGTACAACTAATCGTAGCTTATAAACGGAAACAAAAGTGCATGAATAATACTTACAGTAGAGCCAGCTGCTA contains:
- the LOC109768306 gene encoding 4-alpha-glucanotransferase DPE2 isoform X2; its protein translation is MAKVTLIFKLPYYTEWGQSLIIAGSAPALGSWNVKQGLALSPVHEGNALVWCGQVSVPAVFTCEYSYHVVDDHKNVLRREAGEKKKLVVPEGVKDGDVVEVRDWWQDASEALFLRSAFKNVIFSATDNAKRQLQSPSLSKTLDPEDIVVQFIISCPRLAAGSTVVVTGSNLAVGNWKAQNGLKLNYVGDSIWKAYCVLRKSEFPVKYKYCQVSEAGVSSLEFGPNREVDVDLSSPKPSRHILLSDGSLREAPWRGAGVAVPMFSIRSNEDLGVGEFPDLKLLVDWAVNSGFHLVQLLPINDTSVNKMWWDSYPYSSLSVFALHPLYLRVQALSDAIPADVKEEITKAKKELDKKDVDYEAALSTKLRIAQKIFNLEKDKVLNSAPFKQFLSENEEWLKPYAAFCFLRDFFETSDHSQWGRFSQFSKEKLDKLVVADALHHDIIRFHYYVQYHLFTQLSDAATYARKNKVILKGDLPIGVDRNSVDTWVNPTLFRMNTATGAPPDYFAKSGQNWGFPTYNWEEMSKDNYGWWRARLTQLSKFFTAYRIDHILGFFRIWELPDHAATGLCGKFRPSIPLSQEELLGDGIWDFDRMSRPYIRQDMLEEKFGSLWTIVAANFLHEYQKHCYEFKEECNTEKKIITKIKTSPEKSLWLEKEDSIQRGLFDLLQNIVLIRDPEDSTKYYPRFNLEDTSSFRDLDEHSKNVLRRLYHDYYFVRQENLWRQNALKTLPVLLDCSDMLACGEDLGLIPACVHPVMLELALIGLRIQRMPSEPGLEFDIPSKYSYMTVCAPSCHDCSTLRAWWEGDEGTRSRFYKTVIGSDKEAPSRCTPEVVNFILQQHFDAPSMWAIFPLQDLLALKDKYTARPAAEETINDPTNPRHYWRFRLHVSLESILEDKDIQASIKNLVTSSGRSFPGKKTDKA
- the LOC109768306 gene encoding 4-alpha-glucanotransferase DPE2 isoform X1, translated to MAKVTLIFKLPYYTEWGQSLIIAGSAPALGSWNVKQGLALSPVHEGNALVWCGQVSVPAVFTCEYSYHVVDDHKNVLRREAGEKKKLVVPEGVKDGDVVEVRDWWQDASEALFLRSAFKNVIFSATDNAKRQLQSPSLSKTLDPEDIVVQFIISCPRLAAGSTVVVTGSNLAVGNWKAQNGLKLNYVGDSIWKAYCVLRKSEFPVKYKYCQVSEAGVSSLEFGPNREVDVDLSSPKPSRHILLSDGSLREAPWRGAGVAVPMFSIRSNEDLGVGEFPDLKLLVDWAVNSGFHLVQLLPINDTSVNKMWWDSYPYSSLSVFALHPLYLRVQALSDAIPADVKEEITKAKKELDKKDVDYEAALSTKLRIAQKIFNLEKDKVLNSAPFKQFLSENEEWLKPYAAFCFLRDFFETSDHSQWGRFSQFSKEKLDKLVVADALHHDIIRFHYYVQYHLFTQLSDAATYARKNKVILKGDLPIGVDRNSVDTWVNPTLFRMNTATGAPPDYFAKSGQNWGFPTYNWEEMSKDNYGWWRARLTQLSKFFTAYRIDHILGFFRIWELPDHAATGLCGKFRPSIPLSQEELLGDGIWDFDRMSRPYIRQDMLEEKFGSLWTIVAANFLHEYQKHCYEFKEECNTEKKIITKIKTSPEKSLWLEKEDSIQRGLFDLLQNIVLIRDPEDSTKYYPRFNLEDTSSFRDLDEHSKNVLRRLYHDYYFVRQENLWRQNALKTLPVLLDCSDMLACGEDLGLIPACVHPVMLELALIGLRIQRMPSEPGLEFDIPSKYSYMTVCAPSCHDCSTLRAWWEGDEGTRSRFYKTVIGSDKEAPSRCTPEVVNFILQQHFDAPSMWAIFPLQDLLALKDKYTARPAAEETINDPTNPRHYWRFRLHVSLESILEDKDIQASIKNLVTSSGRSFPGKKTDKA